A region of the bacterium genome:
GGCAGGCGCTCCTCGACGAGCAGGACCTTCGTCTGGTCCGGGACCTCGAGATCGACGCTGATCCGCAGGTAGCTCGTCACCGCGCCTTCGGAGCGCAGCGAGACCGTCACTTCCTTGAGACCGACCAGCGCGCCGCGGCCGCTCAGCGACGCGGCCTCGCCGTGCTTCCCGGGCTTGCCGTGGGCGGACTTGCCCTTGGCCGCGGGCTGGCCGTGCTCGCCGGCCGCCCCCTCCTCGGCCAGGGCCGTCTGGTCCCCGGCGCCCAGGTTCTGGAGCTTGGGCACGATCACGAACTGGGTCACCCCGACCGCCAGGGCGGCCTGCACCACGATGATCACGGCCAGCAGCACGAGCTTGTTCTCGAACGGCTTGAAGGCCGCCTTCTTGGGCTTCTCCTGCGGCTCCGACTTGACGTCCTCTTCGGCCATGTCCCTCTCCCGTCGTTAGTGGCTGCGCGTGCGGCGCCGGTAGTCCAGCACCTGCCGCACGATCTCCTCGACCGGCTCCCTCACGGTGATCAGGCGTCCGGTGGTCAGGCCGAT
Encoded here:
- a CDS encoding flagellar FlbD family protein — protein: MISVTRLDGSGIVVNAELIEFVERTPDTMIGLTTGRLITVREPVEEIVRQVLDYRRRTRSH